In the genome of Nocardioides marmoribigeumensis, one region contains:
- the mca gene encoding mycothiol conjugate amidase Mca — protein MEAMLRLMHVHAHPDDESSKGAASTARYVAEGVDVHVATCTGGERGSILNPNMDRPDVLANIAEIRRQEMDAAREILGIKQDWLGWVDSGFPEGDPKPPLPEGCFALMDVEEAAEPLVRLVREFKPHVMTTYDENGGYPHPDHIMCHKVAVHAFEAAGDPDRYPDSGEPWQPLKLYYHHSFHYARFKALNDEMLRRGLESPYEERLRDWKPDPVHAARVTTRVECADWFAVRDRALIAHATQIDPEGFWFAVPLEVHQQVWPTEDYELARSLVETDLPEDDLFAGVRELADGAGDPDHLEDAARPGTMGA, from the coding sequence ATGGAGGCCATGCTGCGCCTGATGCACGTGCACGCCCACCCCGACGACGAGTCCAGCAAGGGCGCGGCGTCGACGGCGAGGTACGTCGCCGAGGGGGTCGACGTCCACGTCGCCACCTGCACGGGCGGGGAGCGTGGCTCGATCCTCAACCCCAACATGGACCGGCCCGACGTGCTGGCCAACATCGCCGAGATCCGCCGGCAGGAGATGGACGCCGCCCGCGAGATCCTCGGGATCAAGCAGGACTGGCTGGGCTGGGTCGACTCCGGCTTCCCCGAGGGCGACCCCAAGCCGCCGCTGCCCGAGGGCTGCTTCGCGCTGATGGACGTGGAGGAGGCGGCCGAGCCCCTGGTCCGCCTGGTGCGCGAGTTCAAGCCGCACGTGATGACGACGTACGACGAGAACGGCGGCTACCCGCACCCCGACCACATCATGTGCCACAAGGTGGCCGTGCACGCCTTCGAGGCGGCCGGCGACCCCGACCGCTACCCCGACTCGGGGGAGCCGTGGCAGCCGCTCAAGCTCTACTACCACCACTCGTTCCACTACGCCCGCTTCAAGGCGCTCAACGACGAGATGCTGCGCCGGGGCCTCGAGTCGCCGTACGAGGAGCGGCTGCGCGACTGGAAGCCCGACCCGGTCCACGCCGCCCGCGTGACCACCCGGGTGGAGTGCGCGGACTGGTTCGCGGTGCGCGACCGCGCCCTCATCGCGCACGCGACCCAGATCGATCCCGAGGGTTTCTGGTTCGCCGTGCCCCTGGAGGTCCACCAGCAGGTGTGGCCCACCGAGGACTACGAGCTGGCCCGCAGCCTGGTCGAGACCGACCTGCCCGAGGACGACCTGTTCGCCGGGGTCCGCGAGCTGGCCGACGGGGCCGGTGACCCAGACCACCTGGAGGACGCCGCGCGGCCTGGGACAATGGGCGCATGA
- a CDS encoding AI-2E family transporter yields MTGSEDEPQDGEGVEGPPEQRSRRRGRRGAGEESAHDRLVRAQAWAAHLAEQRARHRAELAQVQLRPVVTGGASNFTRAQVPYGVDLAAAWSWRLLVIIGAAGVLLWMVGHVTLVLVPVFAALFVAALAAPVVAVMARVLPRGLSTLLVVVTLVGAVVLMLVFATQQVVQGANDLADQVVTALDQIRTWLQDGPLHATDKQIDDSIKSMQDLVLSSNKQLAGRVQEVGTAISHVVAAFFIALFSTYFFLADGDRIWLWVVRLFPRAARGRADASGRVAWLSLTQYVRATVLVAATDAIGIMIVAAVLKVPFVMAIGVLVFLGSFVPLVGSTVSGSVAVLVALVDQGPFVALLMTAGVIGVQQLEAHVLQPFLLGRMVAVHPLGVILAVACGIVVAGILGALLAVPLVACANAVVTYLAAEPPPPSVTAGSLVSTEDEVAEDPGR; encoded by the coding sequence ATGACCGGGAGCGAGGACGAGCCGCAGGACGGCGAGGGCGTCGAGGGACCGCCGGAGCAGCGTTCGCGCCGCCGGGGACGGCGCGGCGCCGGCGAGGAGTCCGCTCACGACCGCCTCGTGCGCGCCCAGGCCTGGGCGGCGCACCTGGCCGAGCAGCGCGCCCGCCACCGCGCCGAGCTGGCGCAGGTCCAGCTCCGCCCGGTCGTGACCGGCGGGGCCTCGAACTTCACCCGGGCCCAGGTGCCCTACGGCGTCGACCTCGCCGCGGCCTGGTCGTGGCGGCTCCTGGTCATCATCGGCGCGGCCGGCGTGCTGCTGTGGATGGTGGGGCACGTCACGCTGGTCCTGGTCCCGGTGTTCGCTGCGCTCTTCGTGGCCGCCCTGGCCGCCCCCGTCGTCGCGGTCATGGCCCGCGTCCTGCCCCGAGGACTCTCGACGCTGCTGGTCGTCGTGACGCTGGTCGGCGCGGTGGTGCTCATGCTCGTGTTCGCGACCCAGCAGGTCGTCCAGGGCGCCAACGACCTGGCCGACCAGGTGGTCACCGCTCTCGACCAGATCCGCACCTGGCTGCAGGACGGGCCACTGCACGCCACCGACAAGCAGATCGACGACTCGATCAAGTCGATGCAGGACCTCGTGCTGTCGTCCAACAAGCAGCTGGCCGGCCGCGTCCAGGAGGTCGGCACCGCGATCAGCCACGTCGTCGCGGCGTTCTTCATCGCGCTGTTCTCGACCTACTTCTTCCTCGCCGACGGCGACCGGATCTGGCTGTGGGTGGTCCGGCTGTTCCCTCGTGCCGCCCGCGGGCGGGCCGACGCCTCCGGACGAGTGGCCTGGCTGAGCCTGACCCAGTACGTCCGGGCGACGGTGCTCGTCGCCGCCACCGACGCGATCGGCATCATGATCGTCGCCGCGGTCCTCAAGGTGCCCTTCGTGATGGCGATCGGCGTCCTGGTGTTCCTCGGCTCCTTCGTGCCGCTGGTCGGCTCGACGGTCTCCGGCTCGGTCGCGGTGCTGGTCGCGCTCGTCGACCAGGGCCCCTTCGTGGCGCTGCTCATGACCGCGGGCGTCATCGGCGTCCAGCAGCTCGAGGCCCATGTGCTGCAGCCGTTCCTGCTCGGCCGCATGGTCGCCGTGCACCCGCTCGGGGTCATCCTGGCGGTCGCCTGCGGCATCGTGGTCGCCGGCATCCTGGGCGCGCTGCTCGCCGTCCCCCTCGTCGCCTGCGCGAACGCCGTGGTCACCTACCTCGCCGCCGAGCCACCACCACCGTCGGTCACCGCGGGCTCACTGGTCAGCACCGAGGACGAGGTGGCCGAGGACCCGGGCCGCTGA
- a CDS encoding adenylate/guanylate cyclase domain-containing protein → MNRCTACGVETPAGARFCPECGTPTTPPGCASCGSALTPGAKFCAECGTPVAGATPVVPRVEGNGPVAARRVTSVLFGDLVGFTALSESRDQEEVRELLSRYFDECRTIVGHYDGMVEKFIGDAVMAVWGVPTAYEDDAERAVRAGLEMTARVAALGADLGVEGLSMRVGVVTGEVAVTVGATGQGMVAGDPVNTAARVQAVAGPGQVWVDETTRLLTSSSITYVDAGSHALKGKAEPVPLWSVRAVVAARGGSQRADGLEAPLTGRDRELRLLKEHFHATLESGRPQLALVSAEPGVGKSRLGWEFFKYVDGLSTTVTWNEGRCLAYGEGVAYSALADMVRARLRQPLGDDEADPSSERLLADGLTAYVPDAEEQAWLRPRLATLLGVPGGDSFAREDLFTAWTGFFERVAADSAGLVLVLDDAQYADDGLVLFLEHLLSTASFPCFVLALARPALLEAHPGLATNRRVTVLHLDTLSDRDMTLLVEGLVAGIPAGVRDGLVARADGVPLFAVETVRSLIDRDLVVPRGGQYVLAGDEVDLDAIGAPASLQALVGARLDTLSPEQRRVVEMGSVLGATFRREELQVLCPGVDLDQVLPALVRTQILDLEASRLSAEHGQYGFVQDVVRQVAYGSLSRRDRKAAHLAVVALLESETESTAELAPILAQHYLDAAEAVAGDEDAAELTHQAVTHLRRAASRARDLGASGESVAHMRRAREHAVPGREAAEVEAELATSLTRAGVIGEAVEHATRAVAAFEDLGDVVAAGLAVGTLAQALNNQPNPVATLEVAEPHWERLLEREDADEALLEIAPPLLFARRALGLDYREIAETQVRISSATGGRDLSVGLQSLSAYYMGRDLPAVATPLAARAVEVARTEGRPDNLSRGLMQQVILEMTEDLPSASGISAEMASVARQTGFRTYQVVAEVNSLSIGFHLGEWSEPIGHARHVEMCEQFPFFAPMMSAFRGLRSRAVRGLFEAPWEGTTTDFDEDETMAWVRLCEAFTAADRADPERSVDLAIEACRLMSVIGFGDDFPTVFQGACELVLEAGLPTGHSDLLALGGGPRVAVPRALRGHRARLRGAWQARYGDDQVEAELRLREAMEHYEAWGSPVHLARTRADLALTLARQGRAEEAEEARSLARATYEQLGAAAWLLQLEQQDVRQARAGG, encoded by the coding sequence ATGAACCGGTGCACTGCCTGCGGGGTCGAGACCCCGGCAGGGGCGAGGTTCTGCCCGGAGTGCGGCACCCCGACGACCCCTCCCGGATGCGCGTCCTGCGGCAGCGCCCTCACCCCGGGAGCGAAGTTCTGCGCGGAGTGCGGCACCCCGGTCGCCGGCGCGACACCCGTCGTACCCCGCGTCGAGGGCAACGGCCCGGTCGCCGCCCGTCGCGTCACCAGCGTGCTCTTCGGCGACCTGGTCGGCTTCACGGCGCTGTCGGAGTCGCGTGACCAGGAGGAGGTCCGCGAGCTGCTGAGCCGCTACTTCGACGAGTGCCGCACGATCGTGGGCCACTACGACGGCATGGTCGAGAAGTTCATCGGCGACGCGGTCATGGCGGTGTGGGGCGTGCCGACGGCCTACGAGGACGACGCCGAGCGGGCCGTCCGGGCCGGTCTCGAGATGACCGCCCGGGTCGCCGCGCTGGGGGCCGACCTCGGCGTCGAGGGCCTGTCCATGCGCGTGGGCGTGGTCACCGGCGAGGTCGCGGTGACCGTCGGCGCCACGGGTCAGGGCATGGTCGCCGGCGACCCGGTCAACACCGCGGCCCGCGTCCAGGCGGTCGCCGGTCCGGGCCAGGTCTGGGTCGACGAGACGACGCGGCTGCTCACGTCGTCGTCGATCACCTACGTCGACGCCGGGTCGCACGCGCTCAAGGGCAAGGCCGAGCCGGTGCCGCTGTGGTCGGTGCGTGCGGTCGTCGCCGCCCGCGGCGGGTCCCAGCGGGCCGACGGCCTCGAGGCGCCGCTGACCGGCCGTGACCGCGAGCTGCGGCTGCTCAAGGAGCACTTCCACGCCACGCTCGAGTCCGGGCGTCCCCAGCTCGCCCTGGTCAGCGCGGAGCCCGGTGTCGGCAAGAGCCGCCTGGGCTGGGAGTTCTTCAAGTACGTCGACGGGCTGAGCACGACGGTGACGTGGAACGAGGGCCGCTGCCTGGCGTACGGCGAGGGGGTCGCCTACTCCGCGCTCGCCGACATGGTGCGCGCCCGGCTGCGCCAGCCGCTCGGCGACGACGAGGCCGACCCGAGCTCGGAGCGGCTGCTCGCCGACGGCCTCACGGCGTACGTCCCCGATGCCGAGGAGCAGGCGTGGCTGCGTCCGCGGCTGGCGACGCTCCTCGGGGTCCCGGGCGGTGACTCGTTCGCCCGTGAGGACCTCTTCACCGCGTGGACCGGGTTCTTCGAGCGGGTGGCGGCCGACTCCGCGGGCCTGGTGCTGGTGCTCGACGACGCGCAGTACGCCGATGACGGGCTGGTGCTGTTCCTCGAGCACCTGCTGTCCACCGCGTCGTTCCCCTGCTTCGTGCTCGCCCTCGCACGGCCGGCGCTGCTCGAGGCCCACCCGGGTCTCGCGACCAACCGGCGGGTGACGGTCCTGCACCTGGACACCCTCAGCGACCGTGACATGACGCTGCTGGTGGAGGGGCTCGTGGCGGGCATCCCGGCCGGGGTGCGCGACGGCCTCGTCGCCCGAGCGGACGGCGTCCCGCTCTTCGCGGTCGAGACGGTCCGCTCGCTGATCGACCGCGACCTGGTCGTGCCGCGCGGCGGGCAGTACGTCCTCGCCGGCGACGAGGTGGACCTCGACGCCATCGGGGCCCCCGCCTCCCTGCAGGCCCTCGTGGGGGCCCGCCTGGACACCCTCTCACCGGAGCAGCGCCGGGTCGTGGAGATGGGCAGCGTGCTCGGGGCGACCTTCCGCCGCGAGGAGCTGCAGGTGCTGTGCCCGGGCGTGGACCTCGACCAGGTCCTGCCGGCGCTGGTGCGCACGCAGATCCTCGACCTCGAGGCGAGCCGGCTGTCGGCCGAGCACGGGCAGTACGGCTTCGTGCAGGACGTGGTGCGGCAGGTGGCCTACGGCTCGCTGTCGCGGCGCGACCGCAAGGCCGCCCACCTCGCCGTGGTCGCCCTGCTGGAGTCCGAGACCGAGTCGACCGCCGAGCTGGCCCCGATCCTCGCCCAGCACTACCTCGACGCCGCCGAGGCCGTGGCCGGCGACGAGGACGCGGCCGAGCTCACCCACCAGGCGGTCACGCACCTGCGCCGCGCGGCCTCGCGCGCCCGGGACCTGGGCGCCAGCGGCGAGTCGGTGGCCCACATGCGTCGTGCCCGCGAGCACGCGGTCCCCGGCCGCGAGGCGGCGGAGGTGGAGGCCGAGCTGGCGACGAGCCTGACCAGGGCGGGAGTCATCGGCGAGGCGGTGGAGCACGCCACGCGCGCCGTCGCCGCCTTCGAGGACCTCGGCGACGTCGTGGCGGCGGGCCTCGCGGTCGGCACGCTCGCGCAGGCGCTCAACAACCAGCCGAACCCCGTCGCGACCCTCGAGGTGGCGGAGCCGCACTGGGAGCGCCTGCTCGAGCGTGAGGACGCCGACGAGGCGTTGCTCGAGATCGCCCCGCCCCTGCTGTTCGCGCGCCGCGCCCTCGGGCTGGACTACCGCGAGATCGCGGAGACCCAGGTGCGCATCTCCTCCGCGACCGGTGGACGGGACCTGTCGGTGGGCCTGCAGTCGCTCAGCGCCTACTACATGGGCCGCGACCTCCCTGCCGTCGCGACCCCGCTCGCCGCGCGGGCCGTCGAGGTGGCGCGCACCGAGGGCAGGCCCGACAACCTGAGCCGAGGCCTCATGCAGCAGGTGATCCTCGAGATGACCGAGGACCTCCCGTCGGCCTCCGGCATCTCCGCGGAGATGGCGTCGGTGGCCCGGCAGACCGGCTTCCGGACCTACCAGGTCGTGGCCGAGGTCAACTCCCTCAGCATCGGGTTCCACCTCGGTGAGTGGAGCGAGCCGATCGGCCACGCCCGCCACGTGGAGATGTGCGAGCAGTTCCCGTTCTTCGCCCCGATGATGTCGGCGTTCCGGGGGCTGCGCTCCCGGGCGGTGCGAGGCCTCTTCGAGGCGCCGTGGGAGGGGACCACGACGGACTTCGACGAGGACGAGACGATGGCCTGGGTCCGGCTCTGCGAGGCGTTCACGGCCGCGGACCGGGCTGATCCGGAGAGGTCCGTCGACCTCGCCATCGAGGCGTGCCGCCTGATGAGTGTGATCGGCTTCGGCGACGACTTCCCGACCGTCTTCCAGGGTGCGTGCGAGCTGGTGCTGGAGGCAGGGCTCCCCACCGGGCACTCCGACCTGCTGGCGCTCGGGGGCGGACCACGTGTGGCCGTGCCGCGGGCGCTGCGCGGGCACCGCGCTCGGCTCCGCGGTGCCTGGCAGGCCCGCTACGGCGACGACCAGGTCGAGGCCGAGCTGCGCCTGCGCGAGGCGATGGAGCACTACGAGGCGTGGGGCTCACCGGTCCACCTCGCCCGCACCCGGGCCGACCTCGCCCTCACCCTCGCCCGGCAGGGGAGGGCCGAGGAGGCCGAGGAGGCGCGCTCGCTGGCGCGGGCGACGTACGAGCAGCTGGGCGCGGCGGCCTGGCTGCTCCAGCTCGAGCAGCAGGACGTCCGGCAGGCGCGTGCGGGGGGCTAG
- a CDS encoding cystathionine gamma-synthase has product MSDEHPPELGFESRAIHVGSEPDAATGSVIPPIYATSTYKQDGVGGLRGGYEYSRSGNPTRTALERCLASLEGGSHGFAFASGLAAEDTLLRTICRPGDHVVVPDDAYGGTYRLVDQVERPWGLEHSTAPVSDPEAVAAAIRPGETRAVWVETPTNPLLNIADLAALAEVAHDAGALLVVDNTFASSYLQQPISHGADVVLHSTTKYAGGHSDVVGGALVVHDEQLAERIGFHQNAMGAVAGPFDSWLVLRGLKTLALRMERHCDNAEAVVRFLEQHPGVGEVFYPGRSGHPGHEVAARQMKRFGGIVSFRVKAGEQAAVDLCGRTQVWTLGESLGGVESLIEHPGRMTHASVSGTELEVPADLVRLSVGVETVDDLLVDLEQALG; this is encoded by the coding sequence ATGAGCGACGAGCACCCCCCCGAGCTGGGTTTCGAGTCCCGTGCGATCCACGTCGGCTCCGAGCCCGACGCCGCGACCGGCAGCGTGATCCCGCCGATCTACGCCACCAGCACCTACAAGCAGGACGGTGTGGGAGGGCTGCGCGGCGGCTACGAGTACTCCCGCAGCGGCAACCCGACCCGCACCGCCCTGGAGCGCTGCCTGGCCAGCCTCGAGGGCGGGAGCCACGGGTTCGCGTTCGCCAGCGGCCTCGCGGCCGAGGACACGCTGCTCCGCACGATCTGCCGCCCGGGGGACCACGTCGTCGTACCCGATGACGCCTACGGCGGCACCTACCGGCTGGTCGACCAGGTCGAGCGGCCGTGGGGGCTGGAGCACTCCACCGCGCCGGTCAGCGACCCCGAGGCCGTCGCAGCCGCGATCCGGCCGGGGGAGACCAGGGCGGTGTGGGTCGAGACCCCGACCAACCCGCTGCTCAACATCGCCGACCTCGCGGCCCTGGCCGAGGTCGCCCACGACGCGGGCGCGCTGCTGGTGGTCGACAACACCTTCGCCTCGTCCTACCTCCAGCAGCCGATCTCGCACGGCGCCGACGTCGTCCTCCACAGCACCACGAAGTACGCCGGCGGGCACAGCGACGTGGTCGGCGGTGCCCTGGTGGTCCACGACGAGCAGCTGGCCGAGCGCATCGGCTTCCACCAGAACGCCATGGGCGCCGTGGCCGGTCCGTTCGACTCCTGGCTCGTGCTGCGCGGCCTCAAGACCCTCGCCCTGCGGATGGAGCGCCACTGCGACAACGCCGAGGCGGTGGTGCGGTTCCTCGAGCAGCACCCCGGGGTGGGCGAGGTGTTCTACCCCGGCCGCTCGGGCCACCCGGGCCACGAGGTCGCGGCGCGCCAGATGAAGCGGTTCGGCGGCATCGTGTCGTTCCGGGTCAAGGCGGGCGAGCAGGCCGCGGTCGACCTGTGCGGGCGCACGCAGGTGTGGACCCTGGGAGAGTCGCTCGGCGGGGTCGAGTCGCTGATCGAGCACCCGGGCCGGATGACCCACGCCTCGGTGAGCGGCACCGAGCTGGAGGTGCCCGCCGACCTGGTGCGCCTCAGCGTGGGGGTCGAGACCGTCGACGACCTGCTGGTCGACCTCGAGCAGGCGCTGGGCTGA
- the msrA gene encoding peptide-methionine (S)-S-oxide reductase MsrA, translated as MLFSRRAATLPAPGEALAGRPERPFHLSERHLVLGTPLVTDEVPEGLEVAVFGLGCFWGAEEIYWQVPGVWSTSVGYAGGETPHPSYEEVCSGRTGHTEAVRVVYDPTKVDYATLVKTFFEVHDPTQGMRQGNDVGTQYRSAIYTTTPEQVEVAERLTKVYGEELARRGYDPITTEVAPAPPYYYAEDHHQQYLAKNPHGYRCHATTGVPFPTEG; from the coding sequence ATGCTCTTCTCGCGCCGCGCTGCGACCCTCCCGGCGCCGGGTGAGGCCCTCGCCGGCCGCCCCGAGCGCCCCTTCCACCTCTCCGAGCGCCACCTGGTGCTCGGCACCCCGCTGGTCACCGACGAGGTCCCCGAGGGCCTCGAGGTCGCCGTGTTCGGCCTCGGCTGCTTCTGGGGCGCGGAGGAGATCTACTGGCAGGTCCCCGGCGTCTGGTCCACCTCGGTGGGCTACGCCGGCGGCGAGACCCCCCACCCGTCCTACGAGGAGGTCTGCTCGGGCCGCACCGGCCACACCGAGGCGGTCCGCGTGGTCTACGACCCCACGAAGGTCGACTACGCGACGCTGGTCAAGACGTTCTTCGAGGTCCACGACCCCACGCAGGGCATGCGCCAGGGCAACGACGTCGGCACGCAGTACCGCTCCGCGATCTACACCACCACCCCCGAGCAGGTCGAGGTCGCCGAGCGACTGACCAAGGTCTACGGCGAGGAGCTCGCCCGCCGCGGCTACGACCCGATCACCACCGAGGTCGCGCCGGCGCCGCCGTACTACTACGCCGAGGACCACCACCAGCAGTACCTCGCCAAGAACCCCCACGGCTACCGCTGCCACGCCACCACGGGAGTCCCGTTCCCCACCGAGGGCTGA
- the greA gene encoding transcription elongation factor GreA codes for MTQQSENTGRTDTVWMTQESYDKLTAELENLKGPVREDIVNKIAAARDEGDLKENGGYHAAREEQGKLEARIKQLEDQLRKAEVGARPADDGVVEPGMVVTVEFGPGDEERFLLGSREMSDHVEGLTVYSPQSPMGAAISGHQVGDDVAFEGPTGKKIAIKITAAKPYEG; via the coding sequence GTGACCCAGCAGAGCGAGAACACCGGCCGCACCGACACCGTGTGGATGACCCAGGAGTCCTACGACAAGCTCACCGCGGAGCTGGAGAACCTCAAGGGTCCCGTCCGCGAGGACATCGTCAACAAGATCGCTGCCGCCCGCGACGAGGGTGACCTCAAGGAGAACGGCGGCTACCACGCCGCGCGCGAGGAGCAGGGCAAGCTCGAGGCCCGCATCAAGCAGCTGGAGGACCAGCTGCGCAAGGCCGAGGTCGGCGCGCGACCGGCCGACGACGGCGTGGTCGAGCCCGGCATGGTCGTCACCGTCGAGTTCGGCCCCGGCGACGAGGAGCGCTTCCTCCTCGGCTCCCGCGAGATGTCCGACCACGTGGAGGGGCTGACCGTCTACTCCCCGCAGTCCCCGATGGGTGCTGCGATCTCCGGCCACCAGGTCGGCGACGACGTCGCCTTCGAGGGCCCGACCGGCAAGAAGATCGCGATCAAGATCACCGCCGCCAAGCCCTACGAGGGCTGA
- a CDS encoding DUF4307 domain-containing protein codes for MTDPTALADRYGSGSRNRTNLVLAVAAVAGIALVAVTIWSFVSQADPDVRSTLRTYDIRSEHEVVAELVVARGDTDVRATCRLHAVAQDHSTVGRAQQVVDSGRATQVLEVRIPTERRAVSVVADGCTSPDQHRPR; via the coding sequence ATGACCGACCCCACGGCCCTGGCCGACCGCTACGGGTCGGGGTCGCGCAACCGCACCAACCTCGTGCTCGCCGTCGCCGCCGTCGCCGGCATCGCACTGGTCGCGGTGACGATCTGGTCCTTCGTGTCGCAGGCCGACCCCGACGTGCGCTCGACGCTGCGCACCTACGACATCCGGTCCGAGCACGAGGTGGTCGCCGAGCTGGTCGTCGCGCGCGGCGACACCGACGTGCGTGCCACGTGCCGGCTGCACGCGGTCGCCCAGGACCACTCGACCGTCGGCCGGGCCCAGCAGGTCGTGGACAGCGGCAGGGCGACGCAGGTCCTCGAGGTGCGGATCCCCACCGAGCGCCGTGCGGTGAGCGTGGTCGCCGACGGGTGCACCTCGCCCGACCAGCACCGCCCCCGCTAG
- the ilvA gene encoding threonine ammonia-lyase, whose product MTTPDAPVPTAEEITEARRLLQDVAVRTPLEESRWLSKIAGGPVYFKAENLQRAGSFKIRGAYVRMARLSSEEKARGVVAASAGNHAQGVALAAQMLGIRSIVYMPHGAPIPKIKATRGYGAEVRFHGNTVDVALQEARKYADATGAVLVHPFDHEDIVLGQATCGAEILEQCPEVKTLVVPTGGGGLLAGIAAAVKPTRPDVHLVGVQAEGAAAYPPSLREGAPTPLESMSTMADGIAIGRPGDVPFSTVLRMVDEVTTVSEDRLSWALLMLVERAKLVVEPAGAAGVAAVLDRAEGVGGARFETPAVVVLSGGNIDPLLLMNVIRHGLAASGRYLACTVVIPDRPGGLAGLLAVIAETGANVIDLRHERTSAYLHIGEVDVAVQLEAKGAEHAAEVLAHLRAAGYGVRE is encoded by the coding sequence GTGACGACTCCCGATGCTCCCGTCCCCACCGCCGAGGAGATCACCGAGGCCCGCCGGCTGCTCCAGGACGTCGCCGTGCGCACGCCGCTGGAGGAGTCACGCTGGCTCTCCAAGATCGCCGGCGGCCCGGTGTACTTCAAGGCCGAGAACCTCCAGCGCGCCGGCTCCTTCAAGATCCGCGGCGCCTACGTCCGCATGGCGCGGCTGAGCAGCGAGGAGAAGGCCCGTGGGGTCGTCGCCGCCAGCGCCGGCAACCACGCGCAGGGCGTCGCGCTCGCGGCGCAGATGCTGGGCATCCGGTCCATCGTCTACATGCCGCACGGGGCCCCGATCCCCAAGATCAAGGCCACCCGCGGCTACGGCGCCGAGGTGCGCTTCCACGGCAACACCGTCGACGTCGCGCTGCAGGAGGCCAGGAAGTACGCCGACGCCACAGGCGCCGTGCTCGTGCACCCCTTCGACCACGAGGACATCGTGCTCGGCCAGGCCACCTGCGGCGCCGAGATCCTCGAGCAGTGCCCCGAGGTGAAGACCCTCGTCGTGCCGACCGGCGGGGGCGGGCTGCTGGCCGGCATCGCGGCGGCGGTGAAACCCACGCGTCCCGACGTCCACCTGGTCGGGGTGCAGGCGGAGGGGGCGGCGGCCTACCCGCCGTCGCTGCGCGAGGGCGCGCCGACCCCGCTGGAGTCGATGAGCACGATGGCCGACGGCATCGCGATCGGGCGGCCCGGCGACGTGCCGTTCTCGACCGTCCTGCGGATGGTCGACGAGGTCACGACGGTCAGCGAGGACCGACTGTCGTGGGCCCTGCTCATGCTGGTCGAGCGCGCCAAGCTGGTCGTCGAGCCGGCCGGTGCGGCCGGGGTCGCGGCCGTCCTTGACCGCGCCGAGGGCGTCGGCGGTGCGAGGTTCGAGACGCCCGCGGTCGTGGTGCTCTCCGGCGGCAACATCGACCCGCTGCTGCTGATGAACGTGATCCGGCACGGGCTGGCGGCCTCGGGCCGCTACCTCGCGTGCACGGTCGTCATCCCCGACCGCCCGGGCGGCCTCGCGGGGCTGCTGGCCGTGATCGCCGAGACCGGGGCCAACGTGATCGACCTGCGGCACGAGCGCACGTCGGCGTACCTCCACATCGGCGAGGTCGACGTCGCGGTGCAGCTGGAGGCCAAGGGCGCCGAGCACGCGGCCGAGGTGCTGGCGCACCTGCGGGCCGCGGGCTACGGCGTCCGGGAGTGA
- a CDS encoding YciI family protein → MPQYLLYFNQQWVGDHSEEWFASRAAPARACVEEMKEAGVYVVAGGLEEAPPLAHADPTSGETVVTDGPYAETKEWLGGFALVDVPDDETAKHWAGRISEACGWPHEVRRFK, encoded by the coding sequence ATGCCCCAGTACCTCCTCTACTTCAACCAGCAGTGGGTGGGTGACCACTCCGAGGAGTGGTTCGCGAGCCGCGCCGCACCGGCCAGGGCGTGCGTCGAGGAGATGAAGGAAGCCGGGGTGTACGTCGTCGCCGGCGGCCTCGAGGAGGCGCCCCCGCTCGCGCACGCCGACCCGACGTCCGGGGAGACAGTCGTGACCGACGGTCCCTACGCCGAGACCAAGGAGTGGCTGGGCGGCTTCGCCCTGGTCGACGTCCCCGACGACGAGACCGCCAAGCACTGGGCGGGCAGGATCTCCGAGGCCTGCGGCTGGCCGCACGAGGTGCGGCGCTTCAAGTAG